A DNA window from Myxococcales bacterium contains the following coding sequences:
- the mpl gene encoding UDP-N-acetylmuramate:L-alanyl-gamma-D-glutamyl-meso-diaminopimelate ligase: protein MKVHLIGIAGTGMGSLAGLLRAAGHDVRGSDEHIYPPMSTQLTEQGIPMMEGFGPHNLDWEPDVVVVGNVCRRDHVEVLAAKERRIRLTSFPALLSELFLGEHQAVVVAGTHGKTTTSTLMAHVLTQAGRDPSFLIGGVPHNFERSWRLGLGEEFVVEGDEYDTAFFDKKSKFLHYKPKIVILTSVEFDHADIFRDEDTVVEAFREFVERIPPAGDLIVCAASPRALEVARSARCQVTTYGRPGVGADWTFEVAKYTLGGRAVMRVAYKDHVVGTLESGLPGVYNLENLIGVVAAASRIGVPLPLIARASQRFLGVKRRQEWRGVASGVTVLDDFAHHPTAVRETLGALKGRFGPGRLIAAFEPRSATSRRKVFQDAFATALTVADEVVLAPLYQPEKLPPDDRLDVETLAKDLRNAGIPARVIESVDATVERLAERAVPGDTVVVMTSGSYGGLHDKLLERLGDPVRPAKLADKVNISNLLNRVGIAHPQLDEFWSHYLVIPGDGEVPLVGCVAIERIEDAGLLRMLAVAPERRGEGLGYLLVDTGTEKARREGIRVLYLVTDGASAFFAEKLGWEAIDRKDCDYVITTTREFRMARAEGATWMRKVL from the coding sequence ATGAAGGTCCACTTGATCGGCATTGCCGGAACCGGCATGGGTTCCTTGGCGGGGTTGCTACGGGCCGCGGGCCACGACGTGCGAGGCTCGGACGAGCACATCTACCCCCCCATGTCGACCCAGCTGACCGAGCAGGGCATTCCCATGATGGAGGGGTTTGGGCCTCACAACCTCGATTGGGAGCCTGACGTCGTGGTCGTCGGAAACGTGTGCCGCCGCGACCACGTCGAGGTGCTCGCTGCCAAGGAGCGGCGCATTCGGCTCACGTCGTTCCCCGCCCTGCTGTCCGAGCTGTTTCTCGGTGAGCACCAAGCCGTGGTGGTCGCCGGCACCCACGGTAAGACCACCACGTCCACGCTCATGGCACACGTGCTCACGCAGGCCGGACGTGACCCGTCGTTTCTGATCGGAGGGGTGCCGCACAACTTCGAACGCTCCTGGCGTCTCGGCCTGGGGGAAGAATTCGTGGTGGAGGGGGACGAATACGACACAGCCTTCTTCGACAAAAAGTCGAAGTTCCTGCACTACAAGCCGAAGATCGTAATCCTCACGTCCGTCGAGTTCGATCACGCGGACATCTTTCGAGACGAGGATACGGTGGTCGAGGCATTTCGAGAGTTCGTGGAACGCATCCCACCCGCGGGCGATCTCATCGTGTGCGCGGCATCCCCCAGGGCGCTCGAGGTGGCCCGCTCTGCGCGCTGCCAGGTGACCACCTACGGCCGACCCGGCGTGGGGGCTGACTGGACCTTCGAGGTCGCGAAGTACACCCTGGGGGGCCGGGCCGTCATGAGGGTGGCTTACAAGGACCATGTGGTGGGAACCCTGGAATCGGGGCTGCCGGGTGTCTACAACCTCGAGAATCTCATCGGTGTGGTGGCAGCGGCGAGCCGCATCGGGGTGCCGCTGCCCTTGATCGCAAGGGCCTCCCAGCGCTTCTTGGGGGTCAAGCGCCGTCAGGAGTGGCGAGGCGTAGCATCCGGCGTGACCGTGCTCGACGACTTCGCGCACCATCCCACGGCGGTGAGAGAGACGCTGGGCGCGCTCAAAGGGCGCTTTGGGCCTGGCAGGCTCATCGCTGCGTTCGAGCCCCGGTCGGCGACGAGCCGCCGCAAGGTGTTCCAGGACGCGTTCGCCACGGCGCTGACCGTTGCCGACGAGGTGGTGCTGGCCCCGCTTTATCAGCCCGAAAAGCTACCGCCCGATGATCGCCTGGACGTCGAGACGCTGGCCAAGGATCTCCGCAACGCGGGGATCCCGGCGCGCGTCATCGAGTCCGTGGACGCCACGGTCGAGCGCCTCGCCGAACGAGCCGTACCGGGTGACACCGTGGTCGTCATGACGTCCGGCAGCTACGGCGGCCTTCACGACAAGCTGCTCGAAAGACTGGGTGACCCTGTACGTCCGGCCAAGCTCGCGGACAAGGTCAACATCTCCAACCTGCTCAACCGCGTGGGCATTGCGCACCCGCAGCTCGACGAGTTTTGGTCTCACTACCTCGTGATCCCCGGTGACGGCGAGGTGCCCCTCGTGGGCTGCGTGGCTATTGAGCGCATCGAGGACGCAGGCCTTTTGCGCATGTTGGCCGTCGCGCCCGAGCGCCGAGGCGAGGGCCTCGGTTATCTGCTGGTGGACACGGGCACGGAAAAGGCGAGGCGTGAGGGCATTCGCGTGCTTTACCTCGTGACGGACGGCGCTTCGGCGTTCTTCGCCGAGAAGCTCGGGTGGGAGGCGATCGACCGCAAGGATTGTGATTACGTGATCACCACCACCCGGGAGTTCCGGATGGCGCGGGCCGAAGGCGCGACCTGGATGCGCAAGGTGCTCTGA
- a CDS encoding group 1 truncated hemoglobin, whose protein sequence is MSGTGTVRGEPARHDSLFQRAGGESGVRDIVTVFVDRMVCDLMIGFFFAGVDKARLVEREFAFTARFLGHDCAYEGRPLRAAHAAHRIMGGHFARRKQILREVLEARQVPKDVAEAWLNHVESLRDQVTADGPGECA, encoded by the coding sequence GTGAGCGGAACAGGTACAGTCAGGGGTGAGCCCGCTCGACACGACTCGCTCTTCCAGCGGGCCGGAGGGGAATCAGGTGTTCGGGACATCGTCACTGTATTCGTCGATCGGATGGTCTGCGACCTCATGATCGGTTTTTTCTTCGCAGGTGTCGACAAGGCTCGTCTGGTCGAGCGGGAGTTCGCCTTCACAGCCAGATTTCTCGGGCACGATTGCGCCTACGAAGGCCGCCCGCTGCGCGCTGCCCACGCGGCGCACCGGATCATGGGAGGCCACTTCGCGCGGCGGAAACAGATTCTGCGCGAGGTCCTCGAGGCTCGGCAGGTTCCCAAAGACGTGGCCGAGGCTTGGTTGAATCACGTCGAGTCCCTTCGCGACCAAGTCACCGCCGACGGGCCTGGTGAGTGCGCCTGA
- a CDS encoding HNH endonuclease: MTNASVLVLNRNFQPIHITSARRAFSLLYLGAARAVDEQFRVFDFESWAQLSSEMDHDVFRTVGRAIRIPRVIILQIYDRMPRTKVRFSRHNIYMRDGNRCQYCGWAGPRAELNLDHVVPRAQGGRTTWENVVCCCIKCNLKKGARTPEQASMRLSKIPERPRWTPTFRAQGDAIRYREWLPFLDLPAASYWNVELHDE, encoded by the coding sequence GTGACCAACGCTTCCGTACTCGTCCTCAACAGGAACTTTCAACCCATACACATCACGTCCGCACGACGGGCGTTCTCGCTTCTCTACCTGGGGGCGGCCCGCGCGGTCGACGAGCAGTTTCGTGTCTTCGATTTCGAGAGCTGGGCGCAGCTCTCCTCGGAGATGGACCACGACGTCTTTCGGACCGTGGGCCGCGCCATCCGCATCCCGCGTGTCATCATCCTGCAGATCTACGACCGCATGCCGCGGACGAAGGTTCGCTTCTCTCGGCACAACATCTACATGCGTGATGGCAACCGCTGCCAGTACTGCGGGTGGGCCGGGCCCCGCGCGGAGTTGAACCTGGACCACGTGGTCCCTCGCGCGCAGGGTGGCCGCACTACGTGGGAGAACGTGGTTTGCTGCTGCATCAAGTGCAACCTCAAGAAGGGTGCACGGACGCCTGAGCAAGCCAGCATGCGGCTCTCGAAAATTCCCGAGCGTCCGCGTTGGACGCCCACGTTTCGCGCACAGGGAGACGCCATTCGCTACCGAGAGTGGCTACCGTTTTTGGATCTGCCCGCGGCTTCGTACTGGAACGTCGAGCTGCACGACGAATGA
- a CDS encoding HDOD domain-containing protein, translating into MAAESPIEDLKRLVLQRVAADQLTLPSMPMVAAKALQTLRTPNGSLAATAQVLENDPLVSARVLRIANSAAYATRESALSIAQAVSRLGTRTLETVLVEVSAQGVFASRNRDINAACQRLWEHSLATGLVARDLALLVFGTAGQEFAQAAFLAGLLHDIGKPVLAAVMLETEKKMASSGAAPRWLPMQTWLELIAGAHRTVGLLVAAKWEMPALVRRGMTDLDTYEDAEPHSMRNFVRLANVLVKRQGLYEGLSQGDLDGAVQQGCLLLSLDPALVENALAGIAERVRQRIA; encoded by the coding sequence GTGGCCGCGGAAAGCCCCATCGAAGACCTCAAACGCCTGGTCCTGCAGCGGGTGGCTGCGGACCAATTGACGCTTCCGTCGATGCCCATGGTCGCCGCGAAAGCTCTACAGACCCTGCGCACGCCCAACGGCAGCCTGGCGGCCACCGCCCAGGTCCTGGAAAACGATCCTCTCGTGAGCGCCCGCGTGCTCCGCATCGCGAACAGCGCGGCCTACGCCACGCGCGAGTCTGCCCTGTCGATCGCACAAGCTGTCTCGAGGCTGGGCACCCGAACGCTCGAGACGGTGCTGGTCGAGGTGAGCGCCCAGGGCGTTTTTGCGTCGAGGAATCGCGACATCAACGCCGCCTGCCAGCGGCTGTGGGAGCACTCCCTCGCCACGGGTCTCGTGGCCCGCGACCTGGCGCTGCTGGTGTTCGGGACCGCCGGGCAGGAGTTCGCTCAGGCGGCCTTCCTGGCGGGGCTGCTGCACGACATCGGCAAACCCGTCCTGGCCGCGGTGATGCTGGAGACGGAAAAGAAGATGGCCTCCTCCGGAGCGGCCCCCCGTTGGCTTCCCATGCAGACCTGGCTCGAACTCATCGCCGGGGCGCACCGCACTGTGGGACTGCTGGTGGCGGCGAAGTGGGAAATGCCCGCCCTCGTTCGACGAGGCATGACCGACCTCGACACGTACGAGGACGCCGAGCCTCACAGCATGCGAAACTTCGTTCGCCTTGCCAACGTGCTCGTCAAGCGGCAAGGGCTTTACGAAGGGCTGTCTCAGGGAGATCTCGACGGGGCAGTGCAGCAAGGCTGCCTGCTGCTGTCACTCGATCCGGCCCTGGTCGAAAACGCCCTCGCCGGCATCGCCGAGCGCGTACGACAGCGCATCGCCTGA
- a CDS encoding HPF/RaiA family ribosome-associated protein: MKHNEDISKPDKRVLGRTDANDTPLEVHGNFPVTPELRERARALTGHALGHNATAVERAEVWFEDVNGPKGGVDVICRITLAVSGVPNVFAEARDSDPHRALALAAPKVARALKHALGRRGRSAPKLPRPAP, from the coding sequence GTGAAACACAACGAAGACATCTCGAAACCGGACAAGCGCGTGCTCGGCCGTACGGATGCGAACGACACCCCGCTCGAGGTTCATGGGAACTTCCCCGTCACCCCGGAGCTGCGTGAACGAGCCCGCGCCCTGACCGGACACGCACTCGGCCACAACGCCACTGCCGTGGAGCGTGCCGAGGTGTGGTTCGAGGACGTGAACGGACCCAAGGGCGGGGTCGACGTGATTTGCCGGATCACGCTGGCGGTGTCAGGCGTACCGAACGTTTTCGCCGAGGCCCGCGACAGCGACCCGCACCGTGCCCTGGCGTTGGCGGCGCCCAAGGTGGCTCGGGCGCTGAAGCACGCCCTCGGGCGCCGGGGCCGCAGCGCCCCGAAACTGCCACGCCCCGCTCCTTGA
- the ligD gene encoding DNA ligase D → MATWTQDPRTLRPMLATLAKPGEVPLVGQGLVFERKYDGIRCVADAAPLGQARLFSRNGIDKSHQFPEIAQAVASLARATGPLVVDGEIVALDGAGEPTSFTALQGRLPRPRPAPREGTPHGDTSVQMLVFDLLRLYDEDLRSLPFSARRELLERLMAHVPQPAARYLALAESVPGNGEDLWRRAHVHGWEGLVVKQAQAPYASGLRSPAWRKLKRTQVGTFLVGGFTEPKGTRNGMGALVLGEPEPGGLLRPVGSVGSGLGERTLAALEAALRPLETAVCPFSATPVTATKAHWVEPVVQARVQFAERTPTGMLRHPVWLDWQPVPAGATMAPRSATARQGRKVGAPSIPAEDTLRDGLVQTLRHLEDERRGGRIRLPGDHMLSVSNLHKVFWTDSALTKGDLVRHYVLVSPFILPVVADRPLVMKRHPDGALAEAFYQHRAPSPLPKGARAASLPDDDVPSRLVGGDLYTLLYMAQLGTISQDPWFSRVQAPHCPDFVAFDLDPMPDVPFSFVRDVALWLHEHLERLGVPHFAKTSGASGLHIFVPLAEGTAYEPARLFTQLVATVISRQHPKVATVERSVAARGKTVYVDYLQNIEGKTLACAYSARASAYAGVSTPISWDELEADFDPRAFTLETIGARLETRGDLWAETRKPEHRLRLEEVLATLARR, encoded by the coding sequence ATGGCGACCTGGACGCAAGATCCCCGCACGCTTCGCCCCATGCTCGCCACGCTCGCCAAACCTGGCGAGGTTCCCCTCGTGGGCCAGGGACTGGTCTTCGAGCGGAAGTACGACGGCATCCGGTGTGTTGCCGACGCCGCCCCCCTCGGACAAGCACGCCTCTTCTCCCGGAACGGCATCGACAAGAGCCACCAGTTCCCGGAGATCGCCCAGGCGGTCGCCAGTTTGGCGCGCGCGACGGGGCCCCTGGTGGTGGATGGCGAGATCGTCGCCCTCGACGGCGCAGGCGAGCCCACGAGCTTTACAGCCCTGCAAGGCCGGCTGCCCCGCCCCCGCCCTGCGCCACGCGAAGGGACCCCGCACGGTGACACATCCGTACAGATGCTGGTCTTCGACCTCCTGCGGCTCTACGACGAGGATCTCAGGAGCCTTCCCTTTTCGGCCCGCCGGGAACTGCTCGAGCGCTTGATGGCTCACGTGCCACAGCCCGCGGCGCGGTACCTGGCGTTGGCGGAGTCGGTGCCGGGCAACGGAGAGGATCTTTGGCGGCGCGCCCACGTGCACGGGTGGGAAGGGCTGGTCGTCAAGCAGGCCCAAGCGCCCTACGCGTCGGGGCTTCGTTCGCCCGCCTGGCGAAAGCTCAAACGAACCCAGGTTGGCACCTTCCTGGTGGGAGGGTTCACGGAGCCCAAGGGCACCCGCAACGGCATGGGCGCCTTGGTGCTTGGGGAGCCTGAACCGGGTGGCCTCCTGCGCCCTGTGGGCAGCGTGGGCAGCGGCTTGGGGGAGCGTACGCTCGCAGCGCTCGAGGCTGCGTTGCGTCCCCTGGAGACCGCCGTCTGCCCGTTCTCGGCCACGCCTGTTACGGCCACGAAAGCCCACTGGGTTGAGCCCGTCGTTCAGGCTCGGGTGCAGTTTGCCGAGCGAACGCCGACGGGGATGCTGCGACACCCCGTTTGGCTCGATTGGCAACCCGTGCCCGCCGGAGCCACGATGGCGCCGAGATCGGCGACTGCCCGGCAGGGGCGCAAGGTGGGTGCCCCTTCGATTCCTGCCGAAGACACCCTTCGTGACGGCCTCGTTCAGACGCTCCGCCACCTGGAAGACGAGCGCCGCGGAGGCCGCATCCGGCTCCCTGGCGATCACATGCTGTCCGTGAGCAACCTGCACAAGGTGTTCTGGACGGACAGCGCGCTGACGAAAGGTGATCTCGTGAGGCACTACGTGTTGGTCAGCCCCTTCATCTTGCCGGTGGTCGCGGACCGGCCGCTCGTCATGAAGCGACATCCTGACGGGGCGCTGGCTGAGGCTTTCTACCAGCATCGTGCCCCAAGCCCGCTCCCCAAGGGCGCACGAGCCGCCTCCCTTCCGGATGACGATGTGCCTTCGCGCTTGGTCGGCGGCGACCTGTACACCCTCCTTTACATGGCCCAGCTGGGCACCATCTCCCAAGACCCCTGGTTCTCGCGCGTGCAGGCGCCCCACTGTCCTGATTTCGTGGCCTTCGACCTCGATCCGATGCCCGACGTCCCGTTTTCATTCGTGCGCGACGTGGCCTTGTGGCTTCACGAACACCTCGAGCGGTTGGGAGTGCCTCACTTCGCAAAAACCTCGGGCGCCTCGGGCCTTCACATCTTCGTGCCTCTGGCGGAAGGCACGGCCTACGAACCCGCACGGCTCTTCACTCAACTCGTCGCTACCGTGATCAGCCGTCAGCACCCCAAGGTTGCCACAGTCGAACGCAGCGTCGCCGCCCGCGGCAAGACGGTCTATGTCGATTACCTGCAGAACATCGAGGGGAAGACCTTGGCGTGCGCGTACAGCGCGCGCGCCAGCGCGTACGCGGGCGTGTCGACCCCCATCAGCTGGGACGAGCTCGAAGCTGACTTCGACCCCCGCGCCTTTACGCTCGAGACCATCGGTGCTCGCCTCGAGACCCGCGGCGACCTGTGGGCGGAGACCCGCAAACCGGAACATCGTCTGCGGCTCGAGGAGGTCCTCGCCACCCTGGCGCGGCGCTGA
- a CDS encoding PhoH family protein, which translates to MPKHFVFDTNILLHDPRAIFQFEENEVVIPIFVLEEIDQFKKESSERGRNAREVARILDGFRADGSRLSDGVALPSGGRLRVAAGQRALPTSLRENQVADHLILGVALDVRDANAKEPTIFVTKDVNLRIRADALGLRAMDFEAGRIDIDELYSGMSDLEVSGEQINQFYAENTLDLGDARVLPNQYILLKDSQSPSHTALGRVDPKTRRLVPLRKMREGVWGIRPRNKEQHCALDLLLSDEVKLITLVGKAGTGKTLLALAAGMQQTVEDRTYTRLLVSRPIFPLGRDVGYLPGDIEEKLNPWMQPIYDNVEFLMGLSKTDQRNGRSYRELIDMGYIQIEPLTYIRGRSIPMQFIIVDEAQNLTPHEVKTIITRVGENTKIVLTGDPYQIDNPYVDATSNGLTTAVQRFMGQELAGHVTLSKGERSELAELASNLL; encoded by the coding sequence ATGCCCAAACACTTCGTCTTCGACACAAACATCCTCCTTCACGATCCGCGGGCCATCTTTCAATTCGAGGAAAACGAGGTCGTCATACCGATCTTCGTTCTCGAAGAGATCGATCAGTTCAAGAAGGAGTCGTCGGAGCGAGGTCGAAACGCGCGCGAGGTCGCGCGGATTCTCGACGGCTTCCGCGCCGATGGCTCGCGCCTCTCCGACGGCGTTGCGCTGCCGAGCGGAGGCAGGCTTCGCGTGGCGGCGGGCCAACGGGCTTTGCCCACGAGCCTCCGAGAGAACCAGGTCGCCGACCACCTCATCCTGGGCGTGGCCCTGGACGTCCGGGACGCCAACGCGAAAGAGCCCACGATCTTCGTCACGAAGGACGTCAACCTTCGGATTCGAGCCGACGCCCTCGGCCTGCGCGCGATGGATTTCGAGGCGGGGCGCATCGACATCGACGAGCTTTACTCGGGCATGTCCGACCTCGAGGTCTCGGGCGAGCAGATCAACCAGTTCTATGCCGAGAACACGCTGGACCTTGGCGATGCGCGCGTCCTCCCAAACCAGTACATTTTGTTGAAAGACTCGCAGAGCCCTTCGCACACGGCGCTGGGCCGGGTCGACCCCAAAACGCGGCGCCTGGTGCCGCTGCGAAAGATGCGGGAGGGTGTTTGGGGCATCCGGCCCCGCAACAAGGAACAGCACTGCGCGCTCGACTTGCTGCTGAGCGACGAGGTCAAGCTGATCACCTTGGTGGGCAAAGCGGGAACGGGAAAGACCTTGCTGGCGCTCGCCGCCGGCATGCAGCAAACGGTGGAAGACCGCACCTACACGCGCCTTTTGGTGTCGAGGCCCATTTTTCCGCTGGGGCGCGACGTGGGATACCTGCCGGGCGACATCGAGGAGAAGCTCAACCCGTGGATGCAACCCATCTACGACAACGTCGAGTTCCTCATGGGCCTGTCGAAAACGGATCAACGGAACGGGCGAAGCTATCGTGAGCTCATCGACATGGGGTACATCCAGATCGAGCCACTGACCTACATCCGGGGGCGGTCCATCCCGATGCAGTTCATCATCGTCGACGAGGCGCAAAATTTAACGCCCCACGAGGTGAAGACCATCATCACGCGTGTGGGGGAAAACACGAAGATCGTGCTGACGGGCGACCCCTACCAGATCGACAACCCCTACGTGGACGCCACGTCGAACGGCCTGACCACCGCGGTCCAACGCTTCATGGGGCAAGAGCTGGCCGGGCACGTGACCCTGTCAAAGGGCGAGCGCTCGGAGCTCGCCGAGCTGGCCTCCAACCTGCTCTAG
- a CDS encoding molybdenum cofactor guanylyltransferase — protein MAHGVIAAILAGGRGTRMGGVAKGRLEVAGRSILSRQLDVILPHVDRVVVVANDPMAYGGFGVPVVPDRAGPGCGPLAGLETALASLSGSEAAALCFAADMPCLTATLVQLLRDEAPAALVVAPEVDGTPEPLCARYGRACLPRVSKAREEGRFKLLDLLRELGGVRIGADRLRALGLDPRFATNLNTPADLARLEADFDRA, from the coding sequence ATGGCCCACGGGGTGATCGCCGCCATCCTCGCGGGAGGGCGGGGAACCCGGATGGGGGGCGTCGCCAAAGGACGGTTGGAGGTGGCGGGGCGCTCGATTCTGAGCCGTCAGCTGGACGTGATCTTGCCGCACGTGGATCGCGTGGTAGTGGTGGCCAACGATCCGATGGCCTACGGCGGCTTCGGTGTGCCGGTGGTTCCCGACAGGGCCGGGCCCGGCTGTGGTCCCCTGGCAGGTCTCGAGACCGCCTTGGCGTCCCTGTCCGGCTCCGAGGCCGCGGCCCTCTGCTTCGCAGCCGACATGCCCTGTCTTACGGCCACACTGGTACAGCTGCTGCGGGACGAGGCCCCAGCGGCCCTCGTCGTGGCGCCCGAAGTGGATGGGACCCCCGAGCCCCTCTGTGCCCGCTACGGCCGCGCCTGCCTGCCTCGTGTCAGCAAGGCCCGGGAGGAGGGGCGCTTCAAGCTGCTGGACCTGCTGCGAGAGCTGGGCGGCGTGCGGATCGGCGCAGACCGTCTGAGAGCCCTTGGCCTGGACCCGCGCTTCGCCACGAACCTCAACACCCCGGCTGACCTTGCCCGCCTGGAAGCCGATTTCGACCGGGCGTAG
- a CDS encoding YggT family protein, whose translation MWLARLIDVYSLVIFAAVVLSWFRLPPESPLVRIVSALTEPVLRPLRRVVPNVAGLDLSPMVVLLGLQLLRRLLTG comes from the coding sequence ATGTGGTTGGCACGGCTCATCGACGTCTATAGCCTGGTGATCTTCGCGGCCGTGGTTCTTTCCTGGTTTCGGCTGCCACCCGAAAGCCCTCTCGTGCGGATCGTATCCGCCCTGACCGAACCCGTGCTCAGGCCCTTGCGGAGGGTTGTTCCCAACGTCGCCGGGCTCGATTTGTCTCCGATGGTGGTCCTTCTGGGGCTACAGCTCTTACGCCGTTTGCTCACCGGATAG
- a CDS encoding cytidine/deoxycytidylate deaminase family protein, whose translation MSDGRVSWDQYFMNIAAVTASRSTCPRKFVGAVIVRDKTILSTGYNGSIRGMPHCTEVGHMMENGHCVATIHAETNAIIQAAKNGVSIEGATVYVTASPCWNCFKQIANAGCKRIVFGEFYRDDRIFGVAERLGIELVHIPPEIAVPPATAGTAAAPVDASKGEKT comes from the coding sequence ATGTCAGACGGACGCGTCTCCTGGGATCAGTATTTCATGAACATCGCCGCGGTCACTGCGAGCCGCTCCACCTGCCCACGCAAGTTCGTGGGCGCGGTCATCGTGCGCGACAAAACCATCCTGTCGACGGGCTACAACGGGTCGATTCGAGGTATGCCCCACTGCACCGAGGTGGGGCATATGATGGAGAACGGTCACTGTGTCGCCACGATCCATGCAGAGACCAACGCCATCATTCAGGCCGCGAAGAATGGTGTCAGCATCGAGGGCGCCACGGTGTACGTCACGGCGAGTCCCTGCTGGAACTGCTTCAAGCAGATCGCGAACGCCGGCTGCAAGCGCATCGTCTTCGGCGAGTTCTATCGCGACGATCGGATCTTCGGCGTCGCTGAGCGCCTGGGAATCGAGCTCGTGCACATTCCACCCGAGATCGCGGTTCCGCCCGCCACCGCGGGCACAGCCGCAGCCCCTGTGGACGCGTCGAAAGGCGAAAAGACGTGA
- a CDS encoding IPT/TIG domain-containing protein yields MTRLVVLGALVLGALVLPRSATAGGPVKVLSVQVDAGATVLTINGENFGSRALRAFLGGIELPVLSQTDSQIQASLPSVLADGSYMLELSRHGAWLATLLGRISVHIGGGSGGGSGGPAGPPGPRGPQGPAGPAGPPGTNALASCGWVVSELEFIDDEVLAACPDGSYVVSGTCRADYAEGLNIISTAGLGQVVRDPGLGGGSVQNGDAITAGAAFSCVHPFPLTSGRKVQASALCCPIQTSN; encoded by the coding sequence ATGACTCGTCTCGTTGTCCTCGGTGCCCTCGTGCTGGGCGCTCTCGTCCTGCCCCGTTCGGCCACGGCCGGCGGCCCCGTCAAGGTGCTGTCGGTGCAAGTTGACGCAGGCGCCACCGTCCTCACCATCAATGGTGAGAACTTCGGCTCTCGCGCCCTGCGGGCCTTTCTGGGAGGCATCGAGCTGCCGGTGCTGAGCCAAACGGACTCCCAGATCCAGGCGAGTCTGCCCTCCGTGCTCGCGGACGGCTCATACATGCTCGAGCTGTCCCGTCACGGCGCCTGGTTGGCAACGCTCCTCGGGCGGATCAGTGTTCACATCGGTGGCGGCTCCGGCGGCGGCTCCGGCGGGCCCGCCGGTCCTCCTGGCCCTCGCGGTCCCCAGGGGCCTGCCGGTCCGGCCGGCCCTCCCGGCACCAACGCCCTCGCGTCCTGCGGTTGGGTGGTGTCGGAACTCGAGTTCATCGACGACGAGGTTCTCGCGGCTTGTCCCGATGGCTCCTACGTCGTGAGCGGCACCTGCCGTGCCGACTACGCCGAGGGGCTCAACATCATCAGCACGGCGGGCCTCGGGCAGGTCGTGCGCGATCCCGGCTTGGGTGGAGGCAGCGTGCAAAACGGCGACGCGATCACGGCGGGAGCCGCCTTTAGCTGCGTGCATCCCTTCCCGCTCACCTCGGGGCGAAAAGTGCAGGCCTCGGCACTCTGCTGCCCGATCCAGACCAGCAACTGA
- a CDS encoding uroporphyrinogen-III synthase, giving the protein MLESAGIKVDVVPRAEHAEGLANALGDLAAGTRILFPQALGGRVELREALCAQGCLVDVVAASQTVPLS; this is encoded by the coding sequence GTGCTCGAGAGTGCAGGCATCAAGGTGGACGTGGTGCCTCGAGCCGAGCACGCCGAAGGGCTGGCCAACGCCCTTGGTGACCTGGCTGCGGGGACGCGGATCTTGTTCCCCCAGGCCCTCGGGGGGCGCGTCGAACTGCGCGAGGCGCTGTGCGCGCAGGGCTGCCTGGTGGACGTCGTCGCGGCCTCCCAGACAGTGCCCCTGAGCC